In a single window of the Drosophila virilis strain 15010-1051.87 unplaced genomic scaffold, Dvir_AGI_RSII-ME tig00000208, whole genome shotgun sequence genome:
- the LOC116651784 gene encoding zinc finger protein 532-like: protein MSRNSVLTDEQSKLNARLEAHMVYICPECGKAFRTQAEWRQHLNTKHDYLKKTYSDFNFIQIDENFHECQLCLKWVENAHKTIALLQYHYFMHLDHRETYRCVHCRLAYTRRRALNEHLLSTHIKEIEKYEAKLKQVKRSQEEKKAPKGKGARQPRRRNDLLQKALMDIDLQTEDQDVATPSTNPSVKAKPNASEQALDRSLNAYEDIVRKEMEQKQSQDVQNEADLDALCQEFFEERLEETDKAAKPAEARPQQNKEVVIIEIDALGKDEVDKLKKKMKTEPKTDTEITPSPKRRRLTTTPERDGDADVSISGLAKLISYLCPTCGKEIESMDDWRSHVFKKHNFEHYIENSFKIKDRQSICLQCNEVQHTTKRTELQKHCFKHLPFRSYLKCTLCDRTKTSMSKMYNHIRYNHQEELQRKNKTQLLIKPEPKWTIPQRSVNHRESSEPDRRNNEPEEERICKYCNKVFKTFWRFERHATLCKAQSASKSTPDITADSLLKHLREGRSRMNTIWKKMQMEVC from the exons ATGTCACGAAACAGCGTGCTGACCGATGAGCAAAGCAAACTTAATGCTCGCCTGGAAGCACATATGGTCTATATATGCCCTGAATGCGGCAAGGCGTTTCGCACACAAGCCGAGTGGCGACAGCACTTAAATACG AAGCACGACTACCTCAAAAAGACTTATTCggatttcaattttattcaaatcgATGAGAATTTCCACGAGTGCCAACTTTGCTTAAAGTGGGTGGAGAATGCCCACAAAACAATTGCCCTCCTACAATACCATTACTTTATGCATCTGGACCATCGCGAAACTTACCGGTGTGTACATTGTCGCCTGGCGTATACACGGCGACGAGCATTAAATGAACATCTGTTATCCACGCATATAAAAGAGATTGAAAAGTATGAGGCCAAGTTGAAGCAAGTGAAACGTAGCcaggaagaaaaaaaagcacCAAAAGGTAAAGGTGCAAGACAGCCGCGCCGGCGCAATGATCTGTTGCAAAAGGCATTAATGGACATTGATCTGCAGACGGAAGATCAGGATGTAGCAACGCCATCAACTAATCCTTCAGTGAAGGCTAAGCCCAATGCTAGCGAACAGGCGCTAGATCGCAGCTTAAATGCCTACGAGGACATCGTGCGTAAGGAAATGGAGCAAAAACAGTCGCAGGATGTGCAAAACGAAGCTGATTTGGATGCACTGTGCCAAGAGTTCTTTGAGGAGCGCCTTGAGGAAACTGATAAAGCAGCAAAGCCGGCTGAAGCACGTCCCCAGCAAAATAAGGAAGTTGTGATTATTGAAATCGATGCACTGGGCAAGGATGAAGTGGATAAATTAAAGAAGAAAATGAAGACAGAACCAAAAACAGATACAGAAATAACACCGTCGCCCAAACGTCGGCGTTTAACAACAACACCCGAACGGGATGGCGATGCAGATGTCAGCATCAGCGGCCTGGCGAAACTCATTTCGTACTTGTGTCCCACGTGCGGTAAGGAAATTGAATCGATGGATGACTGGCGTAGTCATGTATTTAAGAAGCATAACTTCGAGCATTATATTGAGAATAGCTTCAAGATCAAGGATCGACAAAGCATTTGCCTGCAATGCAATGAGGTGCAGCATACCACCAAACGCACTGAGCTGCAGAAGCATTGCTTTAAGCATTTGCCCTTTCGCTCGTATTTGAAGTGCACTTTATGCGACCGGACCAAGACTAGCATGTCAAAGATGTACAATCATATACGTTACAATCATCAGGAGGAGCTTCAGCGCAAGAACAAAACCCAATTGCTTATCAAGCCGGAGCCCAAATGGACGATTCCGCAACGTTCAGTAAACCATCGTGAAAGTTCTGAGCCTGATCGTCGTAACAACGAACCGGAAGAGGAacgcatatgcaaatattgcaataaagtttttaaaacattttggcgTTTCGAGCGCCATGCGACACTGTGCAAGGCGCAATCCGCGTCCAAATCTACGCCAGATATAACGGCCGATTCATTGCTTAAGCATTTGCGCGAGGGGCGATCACGCATGAATACCATATGGaagaaaatgcaaatggaGGTGTGCTAG
- the LOC116651789 gene encoding general transcription factor IIF subunit 1, with product MSIAAKSTTSSSGGGTTSAAAVASSSTSSSGNVQEFKIRVPKMRKKHHVMRFNATLNVDFAQWRNVKLERENNMKEFRGIDEEQPKFGAGSEYNRDQREEARRKKFGIIARKYRPEAQPWILKVGGKMGKKFKGIREGGVGENAAFYVFTHAPDGAIEAYPLNEWYNFQPIQRYKSLSAEEAEQEFGRRKKVMNYFSLMLRKRLRGDEEEEQDPEEVKLLKAATKKSKELKITDMDEWIDSEDESDSEDEEEKKKKEQEDSDDGAAKKGKGKKGMDKKKKKRDVDDEAFEESDDGDEEGREMDYDTSSSEDEPDPESKMVKDMKGVAEEDALRKLLTSDEEEDEEKKSDESDKEEGEEKKKKEKNKEETAKDKKKKKQSKDDKKSKTNGSDSSTDLSSDSTDTEDDLSNGPSKKKSATNKDKDKEKDTANKVIPSGSNANKSRSATPTLTNDANKRKMNSLPSDLTGSDTSNSPSSTPAKRPKSELSNSLPSSFAGVVSNKVEDYGITEEAVRRYLKRKPLTATELLTKFKNKKTGVSSDRLVETMTKILKKINPVKHTIQGKMYLWIK from the exons ATGTCGATTGCAGCAAAATCGACA ACTAGCAGTAGTGGTGGAGGTACCACGTCCGCAGCTGCAGTGGCGTCCAGTTCGACCTCGTCGAGTGGCAATGTTCAGGAGTTTAAGATTCGCGTGCCTAAGATGCGCAAGAAACACCATGTCATGCGTTTTAATGCCACGCTCAATGTTGATTTCGCGCAGTGGCGCAACGTCAAGCTGGAGCGGGAGAACAATATGAAAGAATTTCGGGGTATCGACGAGGAACAACCTAAATTTGGCGCTGGCTCGGAGTACAATCGTGACCAGCGAGAAGAAGCGCGTCGTAAAAAATTTGGCATCATAGCACGCAAATATAGACCAGAGGCTCAACCCTGGATTCTAAAAGTGGGTGGCAAAATGGGAAAAAAATTCAAGGGCATACGAGAAGGTGGAGTGGGCGAAAATGCCGCTTTCTACGTATTCACGCACGCCCCAGACGGTGCTATCGAAGCCTATCCCTTGAATGAGTGGTACAACTTTCAGCCCATACAGCGCTACAAGTCACTGTCGGCGGAGGAGGCCGAACAGGAGTTTGGACGTCGCAAAAAGGTCATGAATTATTTTTCTCTTATGTTGCGCAAGCGCTTGCGCGGCGACGAGGAGGAAGAACAAGATCCTGAGGAGGTCAAATTGCTAAAGGCCGCCACTAAAAAGTCTAAGGAACTTAAAATTACCGATATGGATGAGTGGATTGATTCTGAGGATGAGTCCGACTCTGAAGATGAGGaggaaaagaagaagaaggagcaGGAGGACAGCGATGATGGCGCCGCGAAGAAAGGAAAGGGAAAAAAGGGCATggataaaaagaagaagaaacgtGATGTGGACGATGAAGCTTTTGAGGAGTCTGATGACGGCGACGAGGAGGGACGCGAAATGGACTACGATACCAGCTCTAGTGAAGA TGAACCAGATCCAGAGTCTAAGATGGTGAAGGACATGAAAGGCGTGGCTGAAGAGGATGCACTGCGCAAGTTGCTCACTTCTGATGAAGAAGAGGATGAAGAAAAGAAATCAGATGAATCAGATAAGGAGGAAGGcgaagagaaaaagaaaaaggagaaaaacaaagaagaaacCGCCAAGgataagaagaaaaagaaacaatcAAAAGACGACAAGAAATCAAAGACAAATGGTAGTGATTCATCAACGGATCTCAGTTCAGATAGCACAGATACCGAAGATGACCTTAGCAATGGACCGTCTAAAAAGAAGTCTGCAACCAATAAAGATAAAGACAAGGAGAAGGACACTGCCAACAAGGTCATCCCCAGTGGcagcaatgcaaataaatcaCGCTCCGCCACGCCCACTCTCACGAATGACGCCAACAAACGCAAAATGAACAGCTTGCCCAGCGATCTCACCGGATCTGACACCAGCAACAGTCCTAGCAGCACGCCCGCTAAACGACCCAAGAGCGAACTGAGCAACTCATTGCCATCATCATTCGCAGGCGTAGTCAGCAACAAAGTGGA AGACTATGGTATCACCGAGGAAGCAGTGCGTCGATATCTTAAGCGAAAGCCCTTGACAGCTACAGAGCTGCTGActaaattcaaaaacaaaaagacagGCGTTTCTAGCGATCGCTTGGTCGAGACCATGACCAAGATTCTAAAGAAGATCAATCCTGTGAAGCATACCATACAGgggaaaatgtatttatggattaaataa
- the LOC116651790 gene encoding E3 ubiquitin-protein ligase Godzilla-like: MAWKHCLILKLAILGLCLICHQAVVDAHVLVYRRTTTQLIEEFNDLPATFGPLIVGNNLRVFVVPHETNNAYGCDNLKPPPRTGYPIGAKFVAIVSRGGDCTFERKVRVAQNATYYAVIIYNNEGDELEQMTANNASGIHIASVFVGLTTGKTLLSFFTPEVVLIINDELPFNINTQLILPFSILIALCFLIMIVYMIYKCIREQRRLRRYRLPKSMLKKIPVLRYTKNNTTIKYETCVICLEDFVEDDKLRVLPCSHPYHSHCIDPWLTENRRVCPICKRKVFTKGEARASRNRQPSLDSVTDTDDDTTPLLQQQPQATTAAAEASGSNSASINSASSATGTTRHGTFRRGDAAHTPTAAQEYHSSDDENALLDSAIPQANTSASVQRRVNPFDRSPNLPAHLVDQLSPPRRSLWSRLNFSFLFRDEPRSISVAAPPYLDHLESGTSDVVIRGTVATAATDAMSTPTSNNILNPNLSGSFKDDDMPPHRSIYEPIAISTPATEQETPSGAAAVADSVFLQTPTQGGIGVAALPHSAADRQFLI, translated from the exons ATGGCTTGGAAGCATTGTCTCATACTGAAACTGGCAATACTTGGTCTCTGCTTGATATGCCATCAAGCCGTCGTCGATGCTCATGTGCTCGTTTACAGGCGCACCACCACACAG CTAATTGAGGAATTTAACGATTTGCCCGCCACATTTGGACCTCTCATCGTGGGCAATAATCTTCGTGTGTTTGTGGTGCCACATGAGACCAATAATGCGTATGGTTGTGATAATCTAAAACCACCACCTCGCACCGGCTATCCAATTGGCGCCAAATTCGTAGCGATTGTGTCGCG CGGTGGCGATTGCACATTCGAGCGCAAAGTGCGCGTGGCTCAGAATGCAACCTATTACGCTGTGATCATCTACAACAATGAAGGCGATGAACTAG AACAAATGACCGCCAACAATGCATCAGGGATACACATAGCCTCCGTTTTTGTGGGTCTTACGACCGGCAAGACATTGTTATCTTTCTTTACACCAGAGGTGGTGCTAATCATAAACGACGAGCTGCCCTTCAATATCAACACACAGCTGATATTGCCATTTTCCATACTGATTGCATTATGTTTTCTTATTATG ATCGTCTACATGATATACAAATGCATACGGGAACAGCGACGACTGCGTCGTTATCGATTGCCGAAAAGCATGCTCAAAAAGATTCCAGTGCTGCgctatacaaaaaacaataccACCATCAAGTATGAGACATGCGTAATCTGTCTTGAGGACTTTGTTGAGGACGACAAGCTCCGGGTGCTGCCATGTTCGCATC CTTATCACAGCCACTGCATCGATCCCTGGCTAACTGAAAATCGACGCGTCTGCCCCATATGCAAGCGGAAGGTTTTTACGAAAGGCGAAGCACGTGCGAGTCGGAATCGACAGCCTTCTTTagatagcgtcactgacacaGATGATGATACCACGCcgctgttgcaacagcagccccaagcgacaactgcagctgctgaggcaagtggcagcaacagcgccagcatcaattctgcatcatcAGCAACCGGTACCACTAGACATGGCACATTTCGACGTGGGGATGCAGCGCATACTCCCACCGCAGCGCAGGAATATCACAGCTCTGATGACGAAAATG CGCTTTTGGATTCCGCTATACCCCAGGCTAATACATCGGCATCTGTACAACGACGTGTCAATCCCTTTGATCGGTCACCAAATTTACCGGCTCATTTGGTGGATCAGCTAAGCCCTCCAAGGCGCTCACTTTGGTCGCGGTTAAACTTCAG CTTCCTATTTCGTGATGAGCCCAGAAGCATCAGCGTGGCAGCACCGCCATATCTCGATCATCTTGAGTCTGGCACAAGTGATGTTGTGATCCGCGGTACTGTGGCGACCGCCGCGACTGATGCTATGTCCACGCCCACATCGAACAACATACTAAATCCGAATTTAAGCGGCTCCTTCAAGGATGACGATATGCCACCGCATCGTTCCATTTATGAACCGATTGCAATTAGTACCCCCGCCACAGAGCAAGAAACGCCATCAGGTGCAGCCGCAGTGGCTGATTCGGTGTTTCTACAGACGCCCACACAGGGCGGCATAGGAGTTGCCGCGCTACCACATAGCGCCGCAGATCGCCAGTTTCTAATATGA
- the LOC6630052 gene encoding transmembrane and coiled-coil domain protein 3-like isoform X2, with protein MRHNSAVSRERTGDSATASATGTAATLAAIQAAGTATATTPTATTAAAAAAAAAGGGGGGASGTAASSTTANSNSSASSATVAAAQAAVYSGGNTVTGSLSSSGGVAVRGFRSHSPTHRRRSRERQRRTHGSDQGGLLAYSGIVGVGIGGDMADFGGGGGGGSAGTGSGLEDSRLSGNEDYYVSVVSDEFDGSKKLHHRRTHERSSSVQAIDRLNTKIQCTKESIRQEQTARDDNVNEYLKLAASADKQQLQRIKAVFEKKNQKSAHSISQLQKKLDNYTKRAKDLQNHQYQAKSQHRQPREVLRDVGQGLRNVGGNIRDGITGFSGSVMSKPREFAHLIKNKFGSADNINQIGDGELQAIQSANPDGLSAGGERLLQQPGVGTSTGSGGGNNMNNNNTGTGSGTGKFNSDNGSECSSVTSESIPAGSGKSQSGASQYHIVLKSLLTELAERKAENEKLKERIERLETSQKEFNSLTATLESERFRAEGLEEQINDLTELHQNEIENLKQTIADMEEKVQYQSDERLRDVNEVLENCQTRISKMEHMSQQQYVTVEGIDNSNARALVVKLINVVLTILQVVLLLVATAAGIIMPFLKTRVRVLTTFLTICFIIFVIRQWPDVQDIGGGLVRHLKQSLVVK; from the exons ATGCGCCACAACTCGGCAGTGTCCAGGGAGCGCACCGGCGACTCAGCGACAGCATCCGCGACCGGAACAGCAGCGACGTTGGCAGCCATTCAAGCGGCTggaacggcaactgcaacgaCGCCGACGGCAAcgacggcggcagcagcagcagcagcagcagctggaggaggTGGAGGAGGAGCGTCGGGTACGGCGGCCAGTTCAACGACAGCCAACAGCAATTCGTCGGCCTCGTCCGCCACAGTGGCAGCTGCACAGGCGGCTGTCTATAGCGGCGGCAACACGGTGACCGGCAGCCTGAGTAGCAgcgggggcgtggcagtgCGAGGTTTTCGCAGCCACAGCCCCACGCACCGGCGACGCAGTCGTGAACGCCAACGACGCACACATGGCTCCGATCAGGGCGGCCTGCTTGCCTATAGCGGGATTGTCGGTGTAGGCATTGGAGGCGATATGGCCGACtttggcggtggcggcggcggcggcagcgccgGCACTGGCAGCGGACTCGAGGATTCACGTTTGTCCGGCAACGAGGACTACTACGTATCGGTTGTCTCCGATGAATTCGATGGCAGCAAGAAGCTGCATCATCGGCGCACTCACGAACGCAGCTCCAGTGTGCAGGCCATCGATCGTCTCAACACGAAGATACAGTGCACCAAGGAGTCCATCAGACAGGAGCAAACGGCCCGGGATG ATAATGTGAACGAGTATCTGAAGCTCGCAGCCAGCGCCGacaaacagcaactgcagcgcaTCAAG GCGGTGTTCGAGAAGAAGAATCAGAAGAGCGCACACAGCATATCACAGCTGCAAAAGAAACTGGACAACTATACGAAACGCGCCAAGGATCTGCAGAATCATCAATATCAGGCAAAGAGCCAGCACAGACAGCCGCGCGAGGTGCTGCGCGATGTCGGCCAGGGGCTGCGCAATGTGGGCGGCAATATACGCGACGGCATTACTGGCTTCTCCGGCTCGGTGATGTCCAAGCCGCGCGAATTTGCGCATCTCATTAAGAACAAATTTGGCAGTGCGGACAACATCAATCAGATTGGCGATGGCGAGCTTCAAGCCATTCAGTCGGCCAATCCCGACGGCCTGTCAGCGGGCGGTGAGCGATTGCTGCAGCAGCCCGGCGTTGGCACCTCAACGGGCTCTGGCGGTGGCAAcaacatgaacaacaacaacacgggcACTGGCAGCGGCACCGGCAAATTCAACAGCGACAACGGCAGTGAGTGCAGCAGCGTCACCAGCGAAAGCATACCAGCGGG ATCTGGCAAGAGTCAGTCGGGCGCCAGCCAATATCACATTGTGCTCAAGTCCCTATTGACTGAACTGGCCGAGCGCAAGGCTGAGAACGAGAAGCTTAAGGAGCGTATCGAGCGCCTCGAG ACAAGCCAAAAGGAGTTCAACAGCTTAACCGCCACTCTCGAGAGCGAACGCTTTCGCGCCGAGGGATTGGAGGAGCAAATCAATGACTTGACGGAATTGCATCAG AATGAAATTGAGAATCTGAAGCAAACAATTGCTGACATGGAGGAAAAAGTACAATACCAAAGCGATGAAAGACTACGTGACGTCAACGAAGTGCTCGAGAATTGTCAAACAAGG ATATCGAAAATGGAGCATATGTCGCAGCAGCAATATGTAACCGTCGAGGGCATTGATAATTCGAATGCTCGCGCCCTGGTTGTGAAACTCATCAATGTGGTATTAACGATATTGCAAGTGGTGCTCCTGTTGGTAGCCACCGCTGCTGGCATTATAATGCCCTTTCTCAAAACGAG GGTTCGCGTGTTGACCACATTTCTAACGATTTGCTTTATAATCTTTGTGATACGCCAATGGCCGGATGTTCAGGATATAGGCGGTGGCCTTGTGCGGCATCTCAAACAGTCGCTGGTGGTCAAGTGA
- the LOC6630052 gene encoding transmembrane and coiled-coil domain protein 3-like isoform X1: MCQTKKGVTKEICCNQSQFNTKIETLTDRSIWRQLLEILAKQYAIMDSLPSVSGSRDHLTLQSLQPLRSSRGSSSNLRASRSPSATRSSERMSRERTGDSATASATGTAATLAAIQAAGTATATTPTATTAAAAAAAAAGGGGGGASGTAASSTTANSNSSASSATVAAAQAAVYSGGNTVTGSLSSSGGVAVRGFRSHSPTHRRRSRERQRRTHGSDQGGLLAYSGIVGVGIGGDMADFGGGGGGGSAGTGSGLEDSRLSGNEDYYVSVVSDEFDGSKKLHHRRTHERSSSVQAIDRLNTKIQCTKESIRQEQTARDDNVNEYLKLAASADKQQLQRIKAVFEKKNQKSAHSISQLQKKLDNYTKRAKDLQNHQYQAKSQHRQPREVLRDVGQGLRNVGGNIRDGITGFSGSVMSKPREFAHLIKNKFGSADNINQIGDGELQAIQSANPDGLSAGGERLLQQPGVGTSTGSGGGNNMNNNNTGTGSGTGKFNSDNGSECSSVTSESIPAGSGKSQSGASQYHIVLKSLLTELAERKAENEKLKERIERLETSQKEFNSLTATLESERFRAEGLEEQINDLTELHQNEIENLKQTIADMEEKVQYQSDERLRDVNEVLENCQTRISKMEHMSQQQYVTVEGIDNSNARALVVKLINVVLTILQVVLLLVATAAGIIMPFLKTRVRVLTTFLTICFIIFVIRQWPDVQDIGGGLVRHLKQSLVVK, encoded by the exons CATTTGGAGGCAACTGCTCGAGATTCTTGCCAAGCAATATGCAATAATGGATTCATTGCCATCAGTTAGCGGTAGCCGGGATCATCTAACGCTGCAGTCGTTGCAGCCACTGCGCTCCTCTCGCGGTTCCAGCTCCAATTTACGGGCCAGTCGTTCTCCCTCAGCCACCAGAAGCAGCGAGCGaa TGTCCAGGGAGCGCACCGGCGACTCAGCGACAGCATCCGCGACCGGAACAGCAGCGACGTTGGCAGCCATTCAAGCGGCTggaacggcaactgcaacgaCGCCGACGGCAAcgacggcggcagcagcagcagcagcagcagctggaggaggTGGAGGAGGAGCGTCGGGTACGGCGGCCAGTTCAACGACAGCCAACAGCAATTCGTCGGCCTCGTCCGCCACAGTGGCAGCTGCACAGGCGGCTGTCTATAGCGGCGGCAACACGGTGACCGGCAGCCTGAGTAGCAgcgggggcgtggcagtgCGAGGTTTTCGCAGCCACAGCCCCACGCACCGGCGACGCAGTCGTGAACGCCAACGACGCACACATGGCTCCGATCAGGGCGGCCTGCTTGCCTATAGCGGGATTGTCGGTGTAGGCATTGGAGGCGATATGGCCGACtttggcggtggcggcggcggcggcagcgccgGCACTGGCAGCGGACTCGAGGATTCACGTTTGTCCGGCAACGAGGACTACTACGTATCGGTTGTCTCCGATGAATTCGATGGCAGCAAGAAGCTGCATCATCGGCGCACTCACGAACGCAGCTCCAGTGTGCAGGCCATCGATCGTCTCAACACGAAGATACAGTGCACCAAGGAGTCCATCAGACAGGAGCAAACGGCCCGGGATG ATAATGTGAACGAGTATCTGAAGCTCGCAGCCAGCGCCGacaaacagcaactgcagcgcaTCAAG GCGGTGTTCGAGAAGAAGAATCAGAAGAGCGCACACAGCATATCACAGCTGCAAAAGAAACTGGACAACTATACGAAACGCGCCAAGGATCTGCAGAATCATCAATATCAGGCAAAGAGCCAGCACAGACAGCCGCGCGAGGTGCTGCGCGATGTCGGCCAGGGGCTGCGCAATGTGGGCGGCAATATACGCGACGGCATTACTGGCTTCTCCGGCTCGGTGATGTCCAAGCCGCGCGAATTTGCGCATCTCATTAAGAACAAATTTGGCAGTGCGGACAACATCAATCAGATTGGCGATGGCGAGCTTCAAGCCATTCAGTCGGCCAATCCCGACGGCCTGTCAGCGGGCGGTGAGCGATTGCTGCAGCAGCCCGGCGTTGGCACCTCAACGGGCTCTGGCGGTGGCAAcaacatgaacaacaacaacacgggcACTGGCAGCGGCACCGGCAAATTCAACAGCGACAACGGCAGTGAGTGCAGCAGCGTCACCAGCGAAAGCATACCAGCGGG ATCTGGCAAGAGTCAGTCGGGCGCCAGCCAATATCACATTGTGCTCAAGTCCCTATTGACTGAACTGGCCGAGCGCAAGGCTGAGAACGAGAAGCTTAAGGAGCGTATCGAGCGCCTCGAG ACAAGCCAAAAGGAGTTCAACAGCTTAACCGCCACTCTCGAGAGCGAACGCTTTCGCGCCGAGGGATTGGAGGAGCAAATCAATGACTTGACGGAATTGCATCAG AATGAAATTGAGAATCTGAAGCAAACAATTGCTGACATGGAGGAAAAAGTACAATACCAAAGCGATGAAAGACTACGTGACGTCAACGAAGTGCTCGAGAATTGTCAAACAAGG ATATCGAAAATGGAGCATATGTCGCAGCAGCAATATGTAACCGTCGAGGGCATTGATAATTCGAATGCTCGCGCCCTGGTTGTGAAACTCATCAATGTGGTATTAACGATATTGCAAGTGGTGCTCCTGTTGGTAGCCACCGCTGCTGGCATTATAATGCCCTTTCTCAAAACGAG GGTTCGCGTGTTGACCACATTTCTAACGATTTGCTTTATAATCTTTGTGATACGCCAATGGCCGGATGTTCAGGATATAGGCGGTGGCCTTGTGCGGCATCTCAAACAGTCGCTGGTGGTCAAGTGA